The Pseudomonas parafulva genome includes a window with the following:
- the pgi gene encoding glucose-6-phosphate isomerase, which produces MAYYRTPHDVTALPAWQALKQHRNAMQGFSMREAFAADPQRFEQFSLSSCGLFLDYSKNLITEQTRDLLVNLADEVGLKDAITSMFNGEIINASEGRPVLHTALRRPVGDKLSVNGVNVMPEVHKVLNQITELVGRIHDGLWRGYSEKPITDVVNIGIGGSFLGPELVSEALMPYAQRGVRCHYLANIDGSEFHELSASLRAETTLFIVSSKSFNTLETLKNAMAARTWYLAQGGSEAELYRHFIAVSSNKAAAVAFGIREENIFPMWDWVGGRYSLWSAIGLPIALAIGTANFKELLSGAYTMDQHFQSAPFEKNMPVLLALLGVWYGNFWGASSHAILPYDHYLRNITKHLQQLDMESNGKSVLQDGTPVKTETGPVIWGGVGCNGQHAYHQLLHQGTQLIPADFIVPVVSFNPVADHHQWLYANCLSQSQALMLGKTREEAETELRAKGMSEAEVQKLAPHKVIPGNRPSNTLVVERISPRRLGALVAMYEHKVFVQSVVWGINAFDQWGVELGKELGKGVYQRLVGSQEEVAEDGSTQGLINYFRGRHRG; this is translated from the coding sequence ATGGCGTATTACCGTACCCCCCACGATGTCACGGCTCTACCCGCCTGGCAGGCGCTTAAGCAGCACCGCAATGCCATGCAAGGCTTCAGCATGCGAGAAGCTTTCGCCGCCGATCCTCAGCGCTTCGAACAATTCTCCCTGAGCTCCTGTGGCCTGTTCCTGGATTATTCCAAGAACCTGATCACCGAACAGACACGTGACCTGCTGGTGAACCTGGCCGACGAAGTGGGCCTCAAGGACGCCATCACCTCGATGTTCAACGGCGAGATCATCAACGCCTCCGAAGGCCGGCCGGTGCTACACACTGCCCTGCGCCGCCCGGTGGGTGACAAGCTCAGCGTCAACGGCGTGAACGTCATGCCCGAAGTGCACAAGGTGCTCAACCAGATCACCGAGCTGGTCGGCCGCATTCATGATGGCCTGTGGCGTGGCTACAGCGAAAAGCCCATCACCGACGTGGTCAACATTGGTATCGGTGGCTCGTTCCTGGGCCCGGAACTGGTATCCGAAGCATTGATGCCTTACGCCCAGCGCGGTGTACGCTGCCATTACCTGGCGAACATCGACGGTAGCGAGTTCCACGAACTGTCGGCCAGCCTGCGCGCCGAAACCACCCTGTTCATCGTCTCGTCCAAGTCGTTCAACACCCTCGAGACCCTGAAGAACGCAATGGCCGCGCGTACCTGGTACCTGGCCCAGGGCGGCTCGGAAGCCGAGCTGTACCGCCACTTCATCGCCGTGTCCAGCAACAAGGCCGCCGCCGTTGCGTTTGGCATCCGCGAAGAGAACATCTTTCCGATGTGGGACTGGGTCGGTGGGCGCTATTCGCTGTGGTCCGCCATCGGCCTGCCGATTGCGCTGGCCATCGGTACCGCCAACTTCAAGGAACTGCTCTCCGGTGCCTACACCATGGATCAGCATTTCCAGAGCGCGCCGTTCGAGAAGAACATGCCCGTGCTGCTGGCGCTGCTGGGTGTGTGGTACGGCAATTTCTGGGGTGCCAGCAGCCATGCGATCCTGCCGTACGACCACTACCTGCGCAACATCACCAAGCACCTGCAACAGCTGGACATGGAGTCCAACGGCAAGAGCGTGCTGCAGGACGGCACCCCGGTGAAAACCGAGACCGGCCCTGTGATCTGGGGCGGTGTGGGCTGCAACGGCCAGCATGCCTATCACCAGTTGCTGCACCAGGGCACGCAGCTGATCCCGGCCGACTTCATCGTGCCGGTCGTCAGCTTCAACCCGGTAGCCGACCATCACCAATGGCTGTACGCCAACTGCCTGTCCCAGAGCCAGGCGCTGATGCTGGGCAAGACGCGAGAAGAAGCCGAGACCGAACTGCGTGCCAAGGGCATGAGCGAAGCCGAGGTGCAGAAGCTTGCCCCGCACAAGGTCATCCCGGGCAATCGCCCGAGCAACACCTTGGTGGTCGAGCGTATCAGCCCACGCCGGCTGGGTGCCCTGGTGGCCATGTATGAGCACAAGGTGTTCGTGCAGAGCGTGGTCTGGGGTATCAATGCCTTCGACCAATGGGGCGTGGAACTGGGCAAGGAACTGGGCAAGGGCGTGTACCAGCGTCTTGTAGGCAGCCAGGAAGAGGTGGCCGAGGACGGGTCTACCCAAGGCCTGATCAATTACTTCCGCGGCCGCCATCGCGGCTGA
- the panC gene encoding pantoate--beta-alanine ligase, giving the protein MNTVKTVPELRAAVARARSEGKRIGFVPTMGNLHSGHAALVVKAAQCADFVVASIFVNPLQFGANEDLDKYPRTLAADQQLLVESGCNLLFAPAVDEMYPDGMSVQTRVSVPNLSEGLCGASRPGHFEGVATVVSKLFNMVQPDLAVFGEKDYQQLAVIRAMVRDLNMPIQVMGLPTVRAADGLALSSRNGYLTAEQRATAPVLYRVLQTMAAAIARGQKDFAALVADGQAQLSAAGLRPDYLEVRHALTLRPAMVDDRDLVVIAAAYLGNTRLIDNLYVQVQDKTA; this is encoded by the coding sequence ATGAATACAGTCAAGACCGTGCCGGAGCTGCGCGCCGCCGTAGCCCGCGCCCGCAGCGAAGGCAAGCGCATCGGCTTCGTGCCCACCATGGGCAACCTGCACAGCGGCCATGCGGCCCTGGTGGTAAAGGCTGCGCAATGCGCCGACTTCGTGGTTGCCAGCATCTTCGTCAACCCGCTGCAGTTCGGGGCCAATGAAGACCTGGACAAATACCCCCGCACGTTGGCAGCCGACCAGCAACTGCTGGTCGAATCGGGCTGCAACCTGCTGTTTGCCCCTGCCGTGGACGAAATGTATCCGGACGGGATGAGCGTGCAGACGCGGGTCAGCGTGCCCAACCTGTCAGAAGGGTTGTGCGGCGCCAGTCGGCCAGGGCACTTCGAAGGCGTGGCCACCGTGGTCAGCAAGCTGTTCAACATGGTGCAGCCTGATCTCGCGGTCTTTGGCGAAAAGGACTATCAGCAGCTGGCAGTCATTCGCGCCATGGTGCGCGACCTGAACATGCCCATCCAGGTGATGGGGCTGCCTACAGTGCGCGCCGCAGACGGCTTGGCACTGTCTTCGCGCAACGGCTACCTCACCGCCGAGCAGCGGGCAACGGCGCCTGTGCTGTATCGCGTGCTCCAGACGATGGCAGCTGCCATCGCCCGTGGCCAAAAGGACTTCGCCGCGCTGGTGGCCGACGGCCAGGCCCAATTGAGCGCAGCCGGTCTGCGCCCCGATTACCTGGAAGTTCGACATGCCCTGACCCTGCGCCCGGCCATGGTCGATGACCGAGACCTGGTGGTCATCGCGGCGGCTTACCTGGGCAACACCCGCCTGATCGACAACCTGTACGTGCAGGTGCAGGACAAGACGGCCTGA
- the panB gene encoding 3-methyl-2-oxobutanoate hydroxymethyltransferase: MPEVTLSTLNGLKAKGEKIAMLTCYDATFAKAASQAGVDVLLVGDSLGMVLQGHDSTLPVTTADMAYHTASVKRGNHGALILADLPFMAHATPESAFANSAALMQAGAHMVKIEGAAWLAETIRLLAERGVPVCAHLGLTPQTVNVLGGYKVQGRLEAQARQMQADAIALEAAGAAMLLLECVPSELAAAITQAVRIPVIGIGAGSATDGQVLVLHDMLGLSLSGRVPKFVKNFMDGQPDIASALAAYVQAVKQVTFPASEHGFSA, encoded by the coding sequence ATGCCTGAAGTAACCCTTTCCACCCTCAATGGCCTGAAGGCCAAGGGTGAAAAAATCGCCATGCTGACCTGTTATGACGCGACGTTCGCCAAGGCAGCCAGCCAGGCCGGCGTCGACGTCCTGCTGGTGGGCGACTCCTTGGGCATGGTCTTGCAAGGCCATGACAGCACCTTGCCGGTCACCACGGCAGACATGGCCTACCACACCGCCTCGGTCAAGCGCGGCAATCACGGCGCGTTGATTCTCGCCGACCTGCCGTTCATGGCCCACGCCACCCCCGAATCAGCCTTCGCCAACAGCGCGGCGCTGATGCAGGCAGGCGCCCACATGGTCAAGATCGAAGGTGCAGCCTGGTTGGCCGAGACCATCCGGCTGCTGGCCGAGCGTGGGGTGCCTGTGTGCGCCCACCTGGGCTTGACGCCTCAGACCGTAAATGTGCTCGGCGGCTATAAGGTACAAGGTCGCCTGGAGGCACAAGCCCGGCAGATGCAGGCCGATGCCATCGCGCTTGAAGCCGCAGGCGCTGCCATGCTGCTGCTCGAATGCGTGCCCAGCGAACTGGCCGCAGCGATCACCCAGGCCGTGCGCATCCCGGTCATCGGCATCGGCGCCGGCAGCGCCACCGATGGCCAGGTACTGGTGCTGCATGACATGCTCGGCCTGTCCCTCAGCGGCCGGGTACCCAAGTTCGTGAAAAACTTCATGGACGGCCAGCCTGACATCGCCAGCGCCCTCGCCGCTTATGTCCAGGCCGTCAAGCAAGTCACGTTCCCCGCCAGTGAACACGGGTTCAGCGCATGA
- the folK gene encoding 2-amino-4-hydroxy-6-hydroxymethyldihydropteridine diphosphokinase, whose amino-acid sequence MSIRVYVGLGSNLDAPAEQLRSALDALDQVQATRLVAASALYTSDSLLPGQPRYTNAVAALDSALAPLDLLDALQAIENDQGRVRKERWGPRTLDLDILLYGDQVLDLPRLQVPHYHMHARPFVLYPLAELVPADFRLADGRQLSQLLAACPYIGLERL is encoded by the coding sequence GTGAGCATCCGCGTGTACGTCGGCCTGGGCAGCAATCTGGATGCCCCGGCCGAGCAGTTGCGCAGCGCGCTGGACGCACTCGATCAGGTCCAGGCGACGCGTCTGGTGGCCGCTTCGGCGCTGTACACCAGCGATTCGCTACTGCCGGGCCAGCCCCGCTACACCAATGCCGTCGCCGCGCTCGACAGCGCCTTGGCGCCCCTTGACCTGCTCGATGCCTTGCAGGCCATCGAAAACGACCAGGGCCGGGTGCGCAAGGAACGCTGGGGGCCCCGTACCCTCGACCTGGACATTCTGCTGTACGGCGACCAGGTGCTGGACCTGCCGCGCCTGCAGGTACCGCACTATCACATGCATGCCAGGCCCTTCGTGCTCTATCCGCTGGCCGAACTGGTCCCTGCAGACTTCCGGCTTGCCGATGGCCGCCAATTGTCCCAACTGCTCGCCGCTTGCCCATACATTGGCCTCGAACGCCTGTAA
- a CDS encoding polynucleotide adenylyltransferase PcnB, translating into MLKKLFQSFRPPVPGQHHRRTTPEVINKSQHSLQRHQFTRHAVNIVERLQSAGYQAYLVGGCVRDLMLGITPKDFDVATSATPEQVRAEFRNARIIGRRFKLVHVHFGREIIEVATFRAPHSEDDQGDSHRSSHNASGRILRDNVYGTLEEDAQRRDFTINALYYDPVSERILDYANGVHDVRNRLLRLIGDPTHRYQEDPVRMLRAVRFAAKLDFGIEKHTVQPIRELAPLLREIPPARLFEESLKLFLSGQGAMAFEMLVDLQLFEPLFPASAQALEDRPTYTHTLISQALSNTDLRVKQGKPVTPAFMFAALLWPALPARVLHLQNQGVPPIPAMNGAAHDLIAEQCARIAIPKRFTLPIREIWDMQERLPRRSGKRADMLLDNPRFRAGYDFLLLRESAGEETDDLGQWWTEYQEANDSERRDMIRDLGSRDEGGASRKRKRSNSKRKRGGEEAFE; encoded by the coding sequence ATGCTGAAGAAGCTGTTCCAGTCGTTCCGCCCGCCCGTACCGGGCCAGCACCACCGGCGCACTACGCCCGAGGTGATCAACAAAAGCCAGCATTCGCTGCAGCGCCACCAGTTCACCCGCCATGCGGTGAACATCGTCGAGCGCCTGCAGAGCGCCGGTTACCAGGCTTATCTGGTCGGTGGCTGTGTCCGCGACCTGATGCTGGGCATCACGCCGAAAGACTTCGACGTGGCCACCAGCGCCACCCCCGAACAGGTGCGTGCCGAGTTCCGTAACGCGCGTATCATCGGCCGCCGCTTCAAGCTGGTTCACGTGCATTTCGGCCGTGAAATCATTGAAGTCGCCACCTTCCGCGCCCCTCACTCCGAGGACGATCAGGGCGACAGCCACCGCTCGTCCCATAATGCCAGCGGGCGAATCCTGCGCGACAACGTGTATGGCACCTTGGAAGAAGACGCGCAGCGCCGCGACTTCACCATCAACGCGCTGTACTACGATCCGGTGAGCGAGCGCATTCTCGATTACGCCAACGGCGTGCACGATGTGCGCAATCGCCTGTTGCGCCTGATCGGCGATCCTACCCATCGCTATCAGGAAGACCCCGTGCGCATGCTGCGTGCGGTGCGTTTCGCAGCCAAGCTCGACTTCGGTATCGAAAAGCACACCGTCCAGCCGATTCGCGAACTGGCGCCGTTGCTGCGTGAAATACCGCCGGCGCGGCTGTTCGAAGAGAGCCTGAAGCTGTTCCTTTCGGGCCAGGGCGCCATGGCGTTCGAAATGCTGGTCGACCTGCAGCTGTTCGAACCCCTGTTCCCCGCCAGTGCCCAGGCGCTGGAGGACCGCCCCACCTATACCCACACGCTGATCAGCCAGGCGTTGAGCAATACGGACCTGCGCGTCAAGCAAGGCAAGCCGGTAACGCCTGCCTTCATGTTCGCAGCCCTGCTGTGGCCTGCCCTGCCAGCGCGCGTTCTGCACCTGCAGAACCAGGGGGTGCCGCCGATTCCGGCCATGAACGGTGCAGCCCATGACCTGATCGCCGAGCAGTGCGCACGCATTGCCATTCCCAAGCGCTTCACCCTGCCGATCCGCGAGATCTGGGACATGCAGGAACGCCTGCCGCGCCGCAGCGGTAAACGCGCCGACATGCTGCTGGACAACCCACGCTTCCGTGCCGGTTACGATTTCCTGCTGCTGCGCGAAAGCGCTGGCGAAGAAACCGATGACCTTGGTCAGTGGTGGACCGAGTATCAGGAAGCCAATGACAGCGAGCGCCGCGACATGATCCGCGACCTGGGCAGCCGTGATGAAGGCGGTGCGTCCCGCAAGCGCAAGCGCAGCAACAGCAAGCGCAAGCGCGGTGGTGAAGAGGCCTTCGAGTGA